The Halorientalis sp. IM1011 genome window below encodes:
- the twy1 gene encoding 4-demethylwyosine synthase TYW1, translated as MSDSESGSGGPKQVSNPDYHSENHTAAQTCGWTKNALRGEGKCYKKIFYGIESHRCIQMTPVVKCNERCVFCWRDHQGHAYEMDEVEWDDPEAVVDASIELQTKLLSGFGGNDEVPREVFEEAMEPRHVAISLDGEPTLYPYLPELIEAFHDRDITTFLVSNGTRPEVLAECDPTQLYVSVDAADRATFDKTVKAVEDDAWERLIDTLDVLAGKSETRTVLRTTCIEGLNMHNPEWYASMFQRADPDFVELKAYMHVGHSRGRLDRDSMPDHERVVEFAEDVMEHMPHNVLKQVPASRVALLAEDRNTLVPKLQKDSEFWE; from the coding sequence ATGAGCGACTCCGAGTCCGGGAGCGGGGGCCCCAAGCAGGTCTCGAACCCCGACTACCACAGCGAGAACCACACGGCCGCCCAGACCTGCGGGTGGACCAAGAACGCACTCCGCGGCGAGGGGAAGTGTTACAAGAAGATCTTCTACGGGATCGAATCCCACCGCTGTATCCAGATGACGCCCGTGGTCAAGTGCAACGAGCGCTGTGTCTTCTGCTGGCGGGACCACCAGGGCCACGCCTACGAGATGGACGAGGTGGAGTGGGACGACCCCGAGGCCGTCGTCGACGCCAGCATCGAACTCCAGACCAAACTCCTCAGCGGTTTCGGCGGCAACGACGAGGTCCCCCGCGAGGTGTTCGAGGAGGCGATGGAGCCCCGCCACGTTGCAATTTCCCTCGACGGCGAACCCACCCTCTACCCCTACCTGCCGGAACTGATCGAGGCGTTCCACGACCGGGACATCACCACCTTCCTCGTCTCGAACGGGACCCGGCCCGAAGTCCTCGCCGAGTGTGACCCGACCCAGCTCTACGTCAGCGTCGACGCCGCCGACCGGGCGACGTTCGATAAGACCGTCAAGGCCGTCGAAGACGACGCCTGGGAGCGACTGATCGACACGCTGGACGTGCTGGCCGGGAAATCGGAGACCCGGACCGTCCTCCGGACGACCTGCATCGAGGGGCTGAACATGCACAACCCCGAGTGGTACGCCTCGATGTTCCAGCGGGCCGATCCGGACTTCGTCGAACTCAAAGCCTACATGCACGTCGGCCACTCCCGGGGTCGACTCGACCGGGACTCGATGCCCGACCACGAGCGCGTCGTCGAGTTCGCCGAGGACGTGATGGAGCACATGCCCCACAACGTGCTCAAACAGGTGCCGGCCTCGCGGGTCGCATTACTCGCCGAGGACCGCAATACGCTGGTGCCGAAACTGCAGAAAGATAGCGAGTTCTGGGAGTAG
- a CDS encoding HTH domain-containing protein, whose protein sequence is MATDVVNERGEADHSTDTDAAADCTVTLHLRSSAPAAATRRQRNILERLRSLASDGVVPDLRVERWSSRVTVSADGDDGDRGPVALYEEFETAVERADARLEPFFETREAVGGLLSAGPPTDRVIVFPVVALTVRRDGEVTGLFPCWNDGTHHSVEDALDALATDAADPENL, encoded by the coding sequence ATGGCTACCGACGTGGTGAACGAACGCGGTGAGGCGGACCACAGCACCGACACGGACGCGGCGGCCGACTGTACGGTGACGCTCCACTTGCGGTCCTCGGCACCGGCGGCGGCGACGCGGCGGCAACGGAACATCCTGGAGCGGTTGCGGTCGCTCGCGTCAGACGGCGTCGTCCCCGACCTCCGGGTCGAGCGCTGGAGTTCGCGGGTGACCGTCTCCGCCGACGGGGACGACGGCGACCGTGGCCCGGTGGCGCTGTACGAGGAGTTCGAGACCGCTGTCGAGCGCGCGGACGCACGTCTCGAACCGTTCTTCGAGACCCGGGAGGCCGTCGGTGGCCTGCTCTCGGCGGGTCCGCCGACGGATCGGGTCATCGTCTTCCCGGTCGTCGCCCTGACCGTTCGCCGGGACGGCGAGGTGACCGGGCTGTTCCCCTGCTGGAACGACGGGACTCACCACAGCGTCGAGGACGCCCTCGACGCGCTCGCGACCGACGCTGCCGACCCGGAGAACCTCTGA
- a CDS encoding HTH domain-containing protein → MTTHKSDIASSIPDEPMTVTVRLRSGPSAVAERRQRRIVERLETVADEADEGDVAALRTGRWSDRVRVPVAEGSADVEAVTLYEELHAAVDEAGGRLHPFFQERETLDRSLDAADLTERAAADGERDIVFPVICLTIRRSGRLTGVYPCWIDGEHHSVEDGLARLEAAAGVADPPPASTSGAAENLW, encoded by the coding sequence GTGACGACACACAAATCCGATATCGCGTCGAGCATTCCAGACGAACCGATGACGGTGACGGTGCGCCTCCGCTCGGGACCGTCGGCGGTCGCCGAGCGCCGGCAGCGACGCATCGTCGAGCGACTGGAAACGGTCGCCGACGAGGCCGACGAGGGCGACGTGGCGGCGCTTCGAACCGGCCGCTGGAGCGACCGCGTGCGGGTACCCGTCGCCGAAGGGAGTGCGGACGTCGAAGCCGTCACCCTCTACGAGGAGTTACACGCCGCCGTCGACGAGGCCGGGGGTCGCCTCCACCCGTTCTTCCAGGAGCGCGAGACGCTCGACCGATCCCTCGACGCGGCCGATCTGACCGAGAGGGCCGCCGCCGACGGCGAGCGCGACATCGTGTTCCCCGTGATCTGTCTCACGATCAGGCGGAGCGGTCGGCTCACGGGCGTCTACCCCTGCTGGATCGACGGCGAACACCACAGCGTCGAGGACGGCCTCGCCCGCCTCGAAGCCGCGGCGGGCGTGGCGGACCCTCCCCCGGCGTCGACATCGGGGGCGGCTGAGAATCTCTGGTGA
- the argS gene encoding arginine--tRNA ligase, which translates to MFLAARREVEAAVEHALDALDLPTDDLGIEEPPEDVDAVLASSVAFRLAGEVGAAPPEVAADIAAEIDPADYEYVGDVTTQGPYLNFLPSDAYFAATLEAAQDDEYGRLDPKDTSVAVEHTSANPTGPVHVGRARNPIIGDALANVLDFAGYDVDRHYYVNDAGRQMAVFTWAYEKFDESDLPEPERDRAEYDMVRYYRKGNTFLDEAPEDEVEAAEAEIQSIMQGLEDGDEETYERVSEVVDTVLGGMQECLARLPAEFDEFVKETRFMRDGSTDDLVDRLQELDEAVYEEDAWQLELDDHGIDKNLVFLRSDGTSLYATRDLAHHEWKFENYDRAVTVLGEDHKLQAQQVRTTLELLGHDTEPLDQVLYSYVNLPEGKMSTREGTGIDLDDLLDEAIDRAREEVEDRLEDRLRNDDLDDEDVERIAHQVGIGAVRYDIVSKQPAKAITFEWDRALDFEAQSAPYVQYVHARACGIQEEAREAGHEVPDPAEVDADALDTPEARHLLATIARFPAVIEEAAEDHHPHVVATYTREFAEAFNGFYRACPVLDADEEVRDARLALVAAARHTVGNALGVLGVAAPESM; encoded by the coding sequence ATGTTCCTTGCCGCGCGCCGGGAGGTCGAAGCCGCCGTCGAGCATGCCCTCGACGCGCTCGACCTCCCCACCGACGACCTCGGGATCGAGGAGCCGCCGGAAGACGTCGACGCCGTCCTCGCTTCGAGCGTCGCCTTCCGACTGGCCGGCGAGGTCGGCGCTGCCCCGCCCGAGGTGGCCGCCGACATCGCCGCGGAGATCGACCCCGCCGACTACGAGTACGTCGGCGACGTGACCACGCAGGGCCCCTATCTCAATTTCCTGCCCAGCGACGCCTACTTCGCGGCCACCCTCGAGGCCGCCCAGGACGACGAGTACGGCCGGCTCGACCCGAAGGACACGTCGGTCGCCGTCGAACACACCAGCGCCAACCCCACTGGACCTGTTCACGTCGGCCGGGCGCGAAACCCGATCATCGGCGACGCGCTGGCGAACGTGCTCGATTTCGCCGGCTACGACGTGGATCGCCACTACTACGTCAACGACGCCGGCCGCCAGATGGCCGTGTTCACCTGGGCCTACGAGAAATTCGACGAGAGCGACCTCCCCGAACCGGAACGCGACCGCGCCGAGTACGACATGGTCCGGTACTACCGTAAGGGCAACACCTTCCTCGATGAGGCCCCCGAGGACGAAGTCGAAGCCGCCGAAGCCGAGATCCAGTCGATCATGCAGGGCCTCGAAGACGGCGACGAGGAGACCTACGAGCGCGTCAGCGAGGTCGTCGACACCGTTCTCGGGGGCATGCAGGAGTGTCTCGCCCGCCTGCCCGCCGAGTTCGACGAGTTCGTCAAGGAGACCCGGTTCATGCGCGACGGCTCGACCGACGACCTGGTCGACCGCCTGCAGGAACTGGACGAGGCGGTCTACGAGGAGGACGCCTGGCAGTTAGAACTCGACGACCACGGGATCGACAAGAACCTCGTCTTCCTCCGGTCGGACGGCACCAGCCTCTACGCCACGCGGGACCTGGCCCACCACGAGTGGAAGTTCGAGAACTACGACCGCGCCGTCACAGTACTGGGCGAGGACCACAAACTCCAGGCCCAGCAGGTCCGGACCACCCTCGAACTGCTCGGTCACGACACCGAGCCGCTCGATCAGGTGCTGTACTCCTACGTCAACCTCCCCGAGGGCAAGATGAGCACCCGCGAAGGGACCGGGATCGATCTGGACGACCTGCTCGACGAGGCTATCGACCGCGCCCGCGAGGAAGTCGAGGATCGACTGGAGGACCGCCTCCGGAACGACGACTTAGACGACGAGGACGTCGAGCGCATCGCCCACCAGGTCGGGATCGGTGCGGTGCGCTACGACATCGTCTCGAAACAGCCCGCCAAGGCCATCACCTTCGAGTGGGACCGGGCGCTGGACTTCGAGGCCCAGTCGGCCCCCTACGTCCAGTACGTCCACGCGCGCGCATGTGGAATTCAGGAGGAGGCTCGCGAGGCCGGCCACGAGGTGCCCGATCCGGCCGAGGTAGACGCCGACGCGCTCGACACACCGGAAGCCCGCCACCTGCTCGCGACTATCGCCCGCTTCCCGGCGGTGATCGAGGAGGCCGCCGAAGACCACCACCCACACGTCGTGGCCACCTACACCCGGGAGTTCGCGGAGGCGTTCAACGGCTTCTACCGGGCGTGTCCGGTACTCGACGCAGACGAGGAAGTGCGTGACGCGCGGCTGGCGCTGGTCGCCGCTGCACGTCACACCGTGGGCAACGCCCTCGGTGTGCTCGGTGTCGCTGCGCCCGAGTCGATGTGA
- a CDS encoding AAA family ATPase codes for MTGYVYTIAGGKGGVGKTTTAINVAVSLQDAGHDVVVVDADLGMANLGAMLDVDHEPSLHQVLAGKAAVSDAIIEGPGGITVVPGERNLEAFADADPAKLRKVVKALSTAYEIVLIDTGAGLSHETTVPLGLADGVLLVTTADEVAIGDTVKTAQLAERIDGDVVGAVLTRADDDTNVSEVADKLDMEMLAVVPEDQDATRNEPLLINDPDSYAAEAYRRLASTLEEIYEANTEGGVEPEQEFEPSATPDTDDDGDSDDEAADTDDEDEDDEEGVFGLFN; via the coding sequence ATGACGGGATACGTCTACACAATCGCAGGCGGGAAGGGCGGCGTCGGGAAGACCACGACGGCGATCAACGTCGCCGTGTCGCTCCAGGACGCCGGCCACGACGTGGTCGTGGTCGACGCCGATCTGGGGATGGCCAACCTGGGAGCGATGCTCGACGTAGATCACGAACCGAGTCTCCACCAGGTGCTCGCCGGCAAGGCGGCCGTCAGCGACGCGATCATCGAGGGCCCCGGCGGGATCACGGTAGTCCCCGGCGAGCGCAACCTGGAGGCCTTCGCCGACGCCGACCCCGCGAAGCTCCGGAAGGTCGTCAAGGCGCTCTCGACGGCCTACGAGATCGTCCTCATCGACACCGGGGCCGGGTTGAGCCACGAGACGACCGTCCCCCTCGGACTGGCCGACGGCGTCTTGCTCGTCACCACCGCCGACGAGGTCGCCATCGGCGACACCGTCAAGACAGCCCAGCTGGCCGAACGGATCGACGGCGACGTGGTCGGTGCGGTGCTGACCCGGGCCGACGACGACACCAACGTCTCCGAAGTCGCCGACAAACTCGACATGGAGATGCTGGCCGTCGTCCCCGAGGACCAGGACGCCACCCGGAACGAACCGCTGCTCATCAACGATCCCGACAGCTACGCCGCCGAAGCCTACCGGCGGCTGGCGTCCACCCTCGAAGAGATTTACGAGGCAAACACCGAGGGCGGCGTCGAACCCGAACAGGAGTTCGAGCCGAGCGCGACGCCCGACACCGACGACGACGGGGACAGCGACGACGAGGCGGCCGACACCGACGACGAGGACGAGGACGACGAGGAAGGCGTGTTCGGCCTGTTCAACTGA
- the prf1 gene encoding peptide chain release factor aRF-1 codes for MSSSEQDQTDKQKYEFQKVIEDLKEYEGSGTQLVTIYIPEDRQISSVVEHVTQEHSEASNIKSKQTRTAVQDALTSIKDRLRYYDVYPPDNGMVIFSGAIDSGGGRTEMVTKVLESPPQSIESFRYHCDSDFLTEPLEEMLGDKGLFGLIVLDRREANVGWLRGKRVEPVKSASSLVPGKQRKGGQSAQRFARLRLEAIDNFYQEVAGMADDLFVDQRHEMDGILVGGPSPTKDEFLDGDYLHHELGDMVLGKFDVSYTDESGLYDLVDAAQDILDEHEVMQDKSEMEEFFKELHDGDLATYGFEATRENLVMGAVDRLLISEDMRRDVITFECPNGHEEREIVDRREDTPEHDCSRCGETVEADEDDREDLIDHLMNIAEQRGTETKFISTDFEKGEQLLNAFGGVAGILRYDTGV; via the coding sequence ATGAGTAGCTCCGAGCAGGACCAGACGGACAAACAAAAATACGAGTTCCAGAAGGTCATCGAGGACCTCAAAGAGTACGAGGGGTCGGGGACGCAACTCGTCACCATCTACATCCCCGAGGATCGCCAGATCAGCTCCGTCGTCGAACACGTCACCCAGGAGCACAGCGAGGCCTCCAACATCAAGTCCAAGCAGACCCGCACCGCCGTGCAGGACGCGCTGACCTCCATCAAGGACCGCCTGCGCTACTACGACGTCTACCCGCCCGACAACGGCATGGTCATCTTCTCGGGTGCCATCGACTCCGGCGGCGGCCGCACCGAGATGGTCACCAAGGTGCTCGAATCGCCGCCCCAGTCCATCGAGTCGTTCCGCTACCACTGCGATTCGGACTTCCTCACCGAACCGCTCGAAGAGATGCTCGGCGACAAGGGCCTGTTCGGCCTGATCGTGCTGGACCGGCGGGAGGCCAACGTCGGCTGGCTCCGGGGCAAACGCGTCGAACCCGTCAAGTCCGCTTCCTCGCTCGTCCCGGGCAAGCAGCGCAAAGGTGGCCAGTCCGCACAGCGTTTCGCCCGCCTGCGACTGGAGGCCATCGACAACTTCTACCAGGAGGTCGCCGGCATGGCCGACGACCTGTTCGTCGACCAGCGCCACGAGATGGACGGCATCCTCGTGGGCGGTCCCTCCCCGACGAAAGACGAGTTCCTCGACGGCGACTACCTCCACCACGAACTCGGGGACATGGTGCTCGGGAAGTTCGACGTGTCCTACACCGACGAGTCCGGTCTCTACGACCTGGTCGACGCCGCCCAGGACATCCTCGACGAACACGAGGTGATGCAGGACAAATCGGAGATGGAGGAGTTCTTCAAGGAACTCCACGACGGCGACCTCGCGACCTACGGGTTCGAGGCCACCCGCGAGAACCTCGTCATGGGCGCGGTCGACCGCCTGCTCATCTCCGAGGACATGCGCCGGGACGTGATCACCTTCGAGTGTCCCAACGGCCACGAGGAACGCGAGATCGTCGACCGCCGAGAGGACACGCCCGAGCACGACTGTTCGCGCTGTGGCGAGACCGTCGAAGCGGACGAAGACGACCGCGAGGACCTCATCGACCACCTCATGAACATCGCCGAACAGCGCGGCACCGAGACGAAGTTCATCTCCACCGACTTCGAGAAGGGCGAACAACTGCTGAACGCCTTCGGTGGCGTCGCCGGCATCCTCCGGTACGACACCGGCGTCTAA
- a CDS encoding DUF6276 family protein translates to MNCPHCQTPLVRFPVADEWRPHLPEDSPGAAICPTCLTLEPDPDPPASDPDFGEIGEPFPEGAAAVPMAIALGLLDSLALNRAEIAELFTAVEEAGTDPLLVLDRLSTTGSVDSRVDLQGRRQQLEQLLD, encoded by the coding sequence ATGAACTGTCCACACTGCCAGACGCCGCTGGTGCGATTTCCGGTGGCCGACGAGTGGCGACCACACCTCCCCGAGGATTCCCCGGGCGCAGCGATCTGCCCGACCTGTCTCACGCTGGAACCCGACCCCGATCCGCCGGCTTCGGACCCGGATTTCGGGGAGATCGGTGAGCCGTTCCCGGAGGGTGCGGCGGCGGTCCCGATGGCCATCGCGCTCGGGCTGCTGGACTCGCTGGCCTTGAACCGGGCGGAGATCGCGGAGCTGTTCACGGCCGTCGAGGAAGCCGGGACCGACCCGCTGCTGGTGCTCGATCGGCTCTCGACGACGGGGAGTGTCGACAGTCGCGTCGATCTGCAGGGGCGGCGACAGCAGCTAGAACAGCTTCTCGACTAG
- a CDS encoding V-type ATP synthase subunit D → MAKDVKPTRKNLMAIEDRIELSEQGHDTLEKKRDGLIMEFMDILDQAQDVRSDLNENYEQAQRKINMARAMEGDVAVRGAAAALKEHPELTTESKNIMGVVVPQIESSKVKKSLDERGYGVLGTSARIDETAEAYEELLETIILAAEVETAMKKMLEEIETTKRRVNALEFKLLPELKENQEYIEQKLEEQEREEIFRMKKIKAKKEEEEKEAREAAEEAQSEAAQVSADD, encoded by the coding sequence ATGGCTAAGGACGTCAAACCGACCCGGAAGAACCTCATGGCGATCGAGGACCGGATCGAACTCTCCGAGCAGGGCCACGACACCTTGGAGAAGAAGCGTGACGGCCTCATCATGGAGTTCATGGACATCCTGGACCAGGCCCAGGACGTGCGCTCGGACCTCAACGAGAACTACGAGCAGGCCCAGCGCAAGATCAACATGGCCCGCGCGATGGAGGGCGACGTGGCCGTGCGAGGGGCAGCCGCCGCGCTCAAAGAGCACCCCGAGCTCACGACCGAATCGAAGAACATCATGGGCGTGGTCGTCCCCCAGATCGAGTCCTCCAAGGTCAAAAAGAGCCTCGACGAGCGGGGCTACGGCGTCCTCGGGACGAGCGCGCGCATCGACGAGACCGCCGAGGCCTACGAGGAACTCTTAGAGACGATCATCCTCGCCGCCGAGGTCGAGACGGCGATGAAGAAGATGCTCGAGGAGATCGAGACGACCAAGCGCCGGGTCAACGCCCTGGAGTTCAAGCTTCTGCCCGAGCTCAAGGAAAACCAGGAGTACATCGAGCAGAAACTCGAGGAGCAAGAGCGAGAAGAGATCTTCCGGATGAAGAAGATCAAGGCCAAGAAAGAAGAGGAGGAGAAGGAAGCGCGTGAAGCGGCCGAGGAGGCCCAGAGCGAAGCGGCGCAGGTCTCGGCCGACGATTAA
- a CDS encoding DUF998 domain-containing protein, with protein sequence MVDPVTGAVVVLALAAGTQVLRGHGLARLDARWLATVGRVSGVAAPTIALGGIAVAIALSPSFSVVQHTLSDLGAGQGPAATVFNYAMIGTGLAALPFGVALLVDGNRYERLAVVFLAASMNGLNMVGLFRKGQRLHVVGGVLYFVSFTVAFVVYGLRTEDPRRGRVTLWLAAVHVGVWTLWGVALLATGLEGPVVYAPGSLAPQVVGAVVLSGWTVWTALERLGSLSASAANAGESGL encoded by the coding sequence ATGGTGGATCCGGTGACCGGGGCCGTCGTGGTACTCGCACTCGCCGCTGGCACGCAAGTCCTCAGGGGACACGGACTTGCGCGACTGGACGCGCGGTGGCTGGCAACCGTGGGTCGAGTCTCCGGCGTCGCCGCGCCGACGATCGCGCTGGGCGGAATCGCGGTCGCGATAGCGCTCTCGCCGTCGTTTTCGGTCGTCCAGCACACGCTGTCGGATCTCGGGGCGGGTCAGGGGCCGGCGGCGACGGTGTTCAACTACGCGATGATCGGGACGGGGCTGGCCGCGCTCCCGTTCGGGGTCGCCTTGCTCGTCGACGGGAACCGATACGAGCGGCTCGCGGTCGTCTTCCTCGCGGCGTCGATGAACGGCCTCAATATGGTCGGACTGTTCCGGAAGGGGCAGCGACTTCACGTCGTCGGTGGGGTACTGTACTTCGTCTCGTTCACGGTCGCGTTCGTCGTCTACGGGCTGAGAACCGAGGACCCTCGGCGCGGGCGAGTAACGCTGTGGCTGGCGGCGGTCCACGTGGGGGTCTGGACGCTGTGGGGGGTCGCGTTGCTCGCGACGGGGCTGGAGGGGCCGGTGGTGTACGCGCCGGGGTCGCTCGCGCCGCAGGTGGTCGGGGCCGTCGTCCTCTCGGGGTGGACGGTCTGGACGGCACTGGAGCGACTCGGTTCCCTGTCGGCGTCGGCGGCGAACGCGGGGGAGAGCGGTCTGTAA
- a CDS encoding ATP synthase subunit B has protein sequence MQKEYQTITEISGPLVFAEVDEPVGYDEIVEIETPEGETRRGQVLESTSEFVAIQVFEGTEGIDRNSSVRFLGETMQMKLTEDLLGRVLSGTGEPIDGGPEIEPDEERPIVGEAINPYSREYPEEFIQTGVSAIDGMNTLVRGQKLPIFSASGLPHSDLALQIARQATVPEEEEGDDDEGSEFAVIFGAMGITQEEANEFMDDFERTGALERSVVFMNLADDPAVERTVTPRLALTTAEYLAFDKGYHVLVILTDMTNYCEALREIGAAREEVPGRRGYPGYMYTDLAQLYERAGRIEGNEGSVTQIPILTMPGDDDTHPIPDLTGYITEGQIYVDRDLNSQGIEPPVNVLPSLSRLMDDGIGEGLTREDHGDISNQMYAAYAEGEDLRDLVNIVGREALSERDNLYLDFADRFEEEFVQQGFETNRDLEETLDLGWELLSMFPKEELNRVDEELIEEHYVEGESAEAVEAEE, from the coding sequence ATGCAGAAAGAATACCAGACCATCACGGAGATCAGCGGTCCGCTGGTGTTCGCCGAAGTCGACGAACCCGTCGGGTACGACGAGATCGTCGAGATCGAGACACCCGAGGGCGAGACTCGCCGCGGACAGGTACTCGAATCGACGAGCGAGTTCGTCGCGATCCAGGTGTTCGAGGGAACCGAAGGGATCGACCGGAACTCGTCGGTCCGGTTCCTCGGCGAGACCATGCAGATGAAGCTCACCGAGGACCTGCTCGGGCGCGTCCTGAGCGGGACCGGTGAGCCCATCGACGGCGGCCCCGAGATCGAACCGGACGAGGAACGACCGATCGTCGGCGAGGCGATCAACCCCTACTCCCGGGAGTACCCCGAGGAGTTCATCCAGACCGGCGTCTCCGCCATCGACGGCATGAACACGCTGGTCCGGGGCCAGAAGCTCCCCATCTTCTCGGCGTCGGGGCTGCCCCACAGCGACCTCGCGCTCCAGATCGCCCGGCAGGCGACCGTGCCGGAAGAGGAGGAGGGCGACGACGACGAAGGGTCGGAGTTCGCAGTGATCTTCGGCGCGATGGGGATCACCCAGGAGGAGGCCAACGAGTTCATGGACGACTTCGAGCGCACCGGCGCGCTGGAACGCTCGGTCGTCTTCATGAACCTCGCGGACGACCCCGCAGTCGAGCGGACGGTCACGCCGCGACTGGCCCTCACGACGGCCGAGTATCTGGCCTTCGACAAGGGGTATCACGTCCTCGTCATCCTGACGGACATGACCAACTACTGTGAGGCGCTGCGCGAGATCGGTGCCGCACGGGAGGAGGTCCCGGGCCGCCGTGGCTACCCCGGGTACATGTACACGGACCTGGCCCAGCTCTACGAGCGGGCCGGCCGGATCGAGGGCAACGAGGGCTCTGTCACGCAGATCCCGATCCTGACGATGCCCGGCGACGACGACACCCACCCGATCCCGGACCTGACGGGCTACATCACGGAGGGGCAGATCTACGTCGACCGTGACCTCAACAGTCAGGGTATCGAACCGCCGGTCAACGTCCTGCCCAGCCTCTCGCGGCTGATGGACGACGGTATCGGCGAGGGCCTGACCCGCGAGGACCACGGCGACATCTCGAACCAGATGTACGCCGCCTACGCAGAAGGTGAGGACCTGCGCGACCTCGTGAACATCGTCGGCCGCGAGGCCCTCTCCGAGCGGGACAACCTCTACCTGGACTTCGCCGACCGCTTCGAGGAGGAGTTCGTCCAGCAGGGCTTCGAGACGAACCGCGACCTCGAGGAGACGCTGGACCTGGGCTGGGAACTGCTCTCGATGTTCCCCAAGGAGGAACTCAACCGCGTCGACGAGGAACTCATCGAGGAGCACTACGTCGAAGGCGAGTCGGCCGAAGCCGTCGAAGCCGAGGAGTAA